A stretch of the Notamacropus eugenii isolate mMacEug1 chromosome 2, mMacEug1.pri_v2, whole genome shotgun sequence genome encodes the following:
- the LOC140526961 gene encoding transcription initiation factor TFIID subunit 7-like has protein sequence MTVTKQKMSKNKEDAPHELESQFILRLPPDYASTVRRAIQSGSVNLKDKLTIELHADGHHGIVHVDDAPLAAKVVDLPCITESLKTIDKKTFYKTADICQMLVCSVDGDLYPPPEEPVATTDPKASKKKDKDRERKFIWNHGITLPLKNVRKRRFRKTAKKKYIESPDVEKEVKRLLSTDAEAVSTRWEVIAEDETKEVDNPVSLAGLEISSPGMSHKQGHGSSEHDELREIFNDISSSSEEEDERDPHDDEDINIIDTEEDLERQLQDKLDESDEQRQENEETNQMVLGIQKQTDMMKGKLQETQGRAKRQEDLIIKVENLALKTHPQAVLVELKQQEEREKQQLSSLQEQLESLLEK, from the coding sequence ATGACTgttacaaaacagaaaatgagcaAGAACAAAGAAGATGCTCCCCATGAGTTGGAAAGCCAATTCATATTACGTCTGCCTCCAGATTATGCTTCCACTGTGAGAAGGGCAATACAGTCTGGAAGTGTCAACCTGAAAGATAAATTGACCATTGAACTACATGCAGATGGACATCATGGAATTGTCCATGTGGACGATGCCCCATTAGCTGCTAAGGTAGTTGACCTGCCCTGCATTACTGAATCCTTGAAAACTATAGataaaaaaaccttttataaGACAGCAGATATCTGCCAGATGCTTGTGTGCAGTGTGGATGGGGATCTTTACCCGCCTCCAGAAGAACCAGTTGCCACCACTGATCCaaaagcaagcaagaaaaaagataagGACCGGGAGAGGAAATTCATCTGGAACCATGGTATCACTCTGCCTCTGAAGAATGTCAGAAAGAGGAGGTTCCGTAAGACAGCCAAGAAGAAGTACATTGAATCACCAGATgtggaaaaagaagtaaagaggCTTCTCAGTACAGATGCAGAAGCTGTCAGTACCCGATGGGAGGTGATTGCAGAAGATGAAACAAAGGAAGTGGACAACCCAGTTTCCCTAGCAGGCCTAGAAATTTCATCTCCAGGAATGAGTCATAAGCAGGGCCATGGCTCCTCAGAACATGATGAGCTTCGGGAGATATTTAATGATATTAGCAGCAGtagtgaagaggaagatgaaagagaTCCTCATGATGATGAAGATATAAACATCATTGACACTGAGGAAGACCTAGAGAGGCAACTACAAGACAAGCTTGATGAATCTGATGAACAGCgccaagaaaatgaggaaacaaatcaGATGGTCCTGGGAATTCAGAAGCAGACTGATATGATGAAAGGTAAACTCCAAGAAACTCAAGGAAGAGCAAAAAGACAGGAAGATCTTATCATCAAAGTAGAAAATCTGGCACTCAAGACCCATCCACAGGCTGTGCTGGTTGAGCTCAAAcagcaggaagaaagagagaaacaacagCTCAGTTCCTTGCAGGAACAGCTAGAATCACTCCTGGAGAAATAA